One window from the genome of Halictus rubicundus isolate RS-2024b chromosome 7, iyHalRubi1_principal, whole genome shotgun sequence encodes:
- the Pop2 gene encoding CCR4-NOT transcription complex subunit Pop2 isoform X1 → MKLHGLSVQKSCVIEVCFESSRIVLSYAMKFLRNIQSLLLQEKVSTFREFQKNVQILEGGNNPIGQQKGGATMPSNEECGIRDVWGHNLEEEFRTIRQVVQQYQYIAMDTEFPGVVARPIGEFRTSADYQYQLLRCNVDLLRIIQLGLTFLDESGNTPGGSYTTWQFNFKFNLQEDMYAQDSIEMLQSSGIQFKKHEEEGIDPLDFAELLMTSGIVLVDDIKWLSFHSGYDFGYLLKLLTDQNLPQEESEFFELLRIYFPTIYDVKYLMKSCKNLKGGLQEVAEQLEIQRVGPQHQAGSDSLLTGMVFFKMREMFFEDNIDDAKYCGHLYGLGTSFVVNGSGGYLESNGDNSSPS, encoded by the exons ATGAAATTACACGGGCTATCCGTACAGAAGAGCTGCGTAATCGAAGTTTGCTTTGAGAGTAGTAGAATTGTATTAAGCTATGCGATGAAGTTCTTAAGAAATATACAGTCCCTGTTGCTGCAAGAAAAGGTGTCCACTTTCAGAGAGTTTCAGAAGAATGTACAGATTTTAGAAG GAGGAAACAACCCTATAGGGCAGCAGAAGGGTGGGGCGACTATGCCCAGTAATGAAGAATGTGGGATCCGAGATGTATGGGGCCACAATCTGGAGGAAGAATTCCGAACTATTCGGCAAGTTGTACAGCAATACCAGTACATCGCTATGGACACTGAATTTCCTGGAGTAGTAGCTAGACCTATTG GTGAATTCAGGACTAGTGCCGACTACCAGTACCAATTGCTACGGTGTAATGTAGATCTTTTGCGGATAATTCAACTGGGTCTCACGTTTCTTGACGAATCGGGGAACACGCCTGGGGGTAGTTACACGACGTGGCAgtttaatttcaaatttaatttaca GGAGGACATGTACGCGCAGGACAGTATAGAAATGCTGCAGAGCAGCGGTATTCAATTCAAAAAACACGAGGAGGAGGGCATAGATCCACTAGATTTCGCTGAACTATTAATGACGTCAGGAATTGTTCTTGTCGATGACATAAAATGGCTATCGTTTCATTCTGGCTACGATTTCGGTTATCTACTGAAGCTTCTTACAGACCAAAATTTGCCTCAAGAAGAAAGTGAATTTTTTGAGCTTCTTAGGATATATTTTCCGACAATATACGATGTAAAA TACTTAATGAAATCTTGCAAAAATCTGAAAGGAGGACTTCAAGAGGTAGCAGAACAATTAGAAATTCAAAGAGTGGGACCGCAACATCAAGCTGGATCTGATTCGTTACTCACAGGAATGGTTTTCTTTAAGATGCGAGAG ATGTTTTTCGAGGACAACATTGACGACGCGAAATATTGTGGTCATTTGTACGGATTGGGAACATCATTTGTTGTAAACGGTTCGGGAGGATATCTAGAGAGCAATGGAGATAATTCTTCGCCTTCGTAA
- the LOC143355546 gene encoding kunitz-type serine protease inhibitor Bt-KTI-like produces MNGKVLAFLLLVVCCLTIQVSAEVGPQCLLPLVRGPCRGAFKRFGYNPETNRCEEFIYGGCGGNQNNYMHRDQCRQYCA; encoded by the exons ATGAACGGAAAAGTCCTCGCATTCCTCTTGCTCGTCGTCTGCTGTTTGACGATCCAAGTTTCCGCCGAAGTTGGACCAC AATGCCTGTTGCCGTTGGTACGTGGACCATGCAGAGGAGCGTTCAAGAGGTTCGGATACAATCCGGAGACAAATCGGTGTGAAGAGTTTATCTACGGAGGATGCGGAGGAAACCAAAACAATTACATGCATCGCGACCAATGCCGACAATACTGCGCGTGA
- the Pop2 gene encoding CCR4-NOT transcription complex subunit Pop2 isoform X2: MPSATGGNNPIGQQKGGATMPSNEECGIRDVWGHNLEEEFRTIRQVVQQYQYIAMDTEFPGVVARPIGEFRTSADYQYQLLRCNVDLLRIIQLGLTFLDESGNTPGGSYTTWQFNFKFNLQEDMYAQDSIEMLQSSGIQFKKHEEEGIDPLDFAELLMTSGIVLVDDIKWLSFHSGYDFGYLLKLLTDQNLPQEESEFFELLRIYFPTIYDVKYLMKSCKNLKGGLQEVAEQLEIQRVGPQHQAGSDSLLTGMVFFKMREMFFEDNIDDAKYCGHLYGLGTSFVVNGSGGYLESNGDNSSPS; this comes from the exons ATGCCCTCGGCTACCG GAGGAAACAACCCTATAGGGCAGCAGAAGGGTGGGGCGACTATGCCCAGTAATGAAGAATGTGGGATCCGAGATGTATGGGGCCACAATCTGGAGGAAGAATTCCGAACTATTCGGCAAGTTGTACAGCAATACCAGTACATCGCTATGGACACTGAATTTCCTGGAGTAGTAGCTAGACCTATTG GTGAATTCAGGACTAGTGCCGACTACCAGTACCAATTGCTACGGTGTAATGTAGATCTTTTGCGGATAATTCAACTGGGTCTCACGTTTCTTGACGAATCGGGGAACACGCCTGGGGGTAGTTACACGACGTGGCAgtttaatttcaaatttaatttaca GGAGGACATGTACGCGCAGGACAGTATAGAAATGCTGCAGAGCAGCGGTATTCAATTCAAAAAACACGAGGAGGAGGGCATAGATCCACTAGATTTCGCTGAACTATTAATGACGTCAGGAATTGTTCTTGTCGATGACATAAAATGGCTATCGTTTCATTCTGGCTACGATTTCGGTTATCTACTGAAGCTTCTTACAGACCAAAATTTGCCTCAAGAAGAAAGTGAATTTTTTGAGCTTCTTAGGATATATTTTCCGACAATATACGATGTAAAA TACTTAATGAAATCTTGCAAAAATCTGAAAGGAGGACTTCAAGAGGTAGCAGAACAATTAGAAATTCAAAGAGTGGGACCGCAACATCAAGCTGGATCTGATTCGTTACTCACAGGAATGGTTTTCTTTAAGATGCGAGAG ATGTTTTTCGAGGACAACATTGACGACGCGAAATATTGTGGTCATTTGTACGGATTGGGAACATCATTTGTTGTAAACGGTTCGGGAGGATATCTAGAGAGCAATGGAGATAATTCTTCGCCTTCGTAA